Within Gammaproteobacteria bacterium, the genomic segment GGGAGGTAGGCATTGGCGTGATTGAACATGGCCGTGGCATTGAGCAGAATCTCAAACATCACCACCGCCACCACCGGCGGGCCCAACATGATGATAGTGGCAAACTTAATCAGCATGGACAAAATGATTTCCAGGGGATGGAAACGGGCCCCGGTGGTCACGTCATAGTCCAGATCAGCATGATGCACCCGGTGCAGGCGCCACAACAGCGGAATGGCGTGCACCATGACATGCTGCAAATAAATGACCAGGTCCATGGCAATGATGCAGAAAACCACCGCCAGGGGCGCGGGCAGATCGACGTAATTGAATATCCCCCACCCCTGCCCGGCCGCGAACAGCGCCATACCCACCGCCGCAGCGGGGAACAGCAGGCGCAACACCAGACTGTTGAGCGCCACCAACGCAATATTGTTCAACCAGCGCGGCGCCTTGGCCAGCGTGAGCGCCCGCCTGGGGGCCACCCTCTCCCAGGCGGCCATGACGGCGAAAATGCCGAAAAAAAAGCCGAGCCGGATCGCCAGTTCGTAATGACCGAGGAATTCCGCCATGCCCTTGCCCTTGATCAAATCACGCCTGGGGACGACATTACACTATGGCGTTCCCGACATACACCGCGCGGACACCACAAACAAAGCCAAGCCTTCACCACAAACAGGACACCCGGCATGAAACCCTGCATTTTGGCCGCCCTCATCGCCCTGTCGCCGCTCGCGGCTCCGGCAGCAGCGCAGTATTACAAATGGGTGGACGAACACGGCGTCACCCACTACTCGCAAACACCGCCCCCAGACCACAGTTTCGCAAAACTCAGGCCCGCCCCCCCGCCACCCACCGATCCGGCGCAGGCCAGACAAAAAATCCGCGCCCTGCAGGAACGGCTGGACGCCGAACAAAACGCCCGCAGCCAAAAAACCGAAGAGGAAAAAGCCGCCGCCGAAGCGCAAGCCCGACGCGACGCCTTCTGCAAACAAGCCCGTGAACAACTCAAACTCTACACCAACCACCCCGGCCCAAGACTATTGGTGAGCAACAGCGACGGCTCCCGAAGACGCCTCACAGAACAAGAACGTCAGGCCCGGTTAAAAAAGACGCAGGATGCCATAAACCAACATTGCCCGGAGGCGCCGTAACCACCGGAATGCCTCCCGCCGGGGAACGGGATCAGACCTCCCCTTTCGCCCTCTCATTTCAATACACCGCCACCGGATGCCGGCAACAGCAAAGCCGGCAGGACACCAAATGCAAGGTCTGCCCCGGCCTGTAGCAAACCGTTTGCCCCGCTTCCCGGTCTGGCGCTACACTTCCCAGACCGCCGGGCAATGACGCCCGGCCACACTACTTAAGGAGAAGAACAATGCCCAAGTCCACCCGCCTGCTCCCCCTGATCTGTGCGGCCGCGCTCGCTGCATCCGCCCCGG encodes:
- a CDS encoding sterol desaturase family protein, which produces MAEFLGHYELAIRLGFFFGIFAVMAAWERVAPRRALTLAKAPRWLNNIALVALNSLVLRLLFPAAAVGMALFAAGQGWGIFNYVDLPAPLAVVFCIIAMDLVIYLQHVMVHAIPLLWRLHRVHHADLDYDVTTGARFHPLEIILSMLIKFATIIMLGPPVVAVVMFEILLNATAMFNHANAYLPPRIDRVLRWLVVTPDMHRVHHSVEDDETNSNFGFNLPWWDRLFGTYRARPRGGHRGMTLGIRTFRDPAQVDRLWGMLALPFVGKLGGYVINRRSWGPGGDGS
- a CDS encoding DUF4124 domain-containing protein, whose translation is MTEEFRHALALDQITPGDDITLWRSRHTPRGHHKQSQAFTTNRTPGMKPCILAALIALSPLAAPAAAQYYKWVDEHGVTHYSQTPPPDHSFAKLRPAPPPPTDPAQARQKIRALQERLDAEQNARSQKTEEEKAAAEAQARRDAFCKQAREQLKLYTNHPGPRLLVSNSDGSRRRLTEQERQARLKKTQDAINQHCPEAP